AATTGTCTTTTGAAGTACTCGAACAAAGATTTCTTTGGCCAAATCGATAATGAAAGCAGGTTCTACTTGTTGAATGTGAGAAATGTTAGTGAGCCTGAAGTATTCAACCAGAAAGCCAGGGATTTGTTGAGCCAACTAGCCAAGGAGGCGTCGACTGTGGTTCCCAAAATGTATGCAGTTGGAGAGGTAGAGCTCGGTGAATGGACGAAACTCTACGGATATGCGCAGTGCACAAGAGACCTTTCGAGCATGAATTGTTTCAAGTGTCTTGAGGATGCGATTGGTGAACTTCCTAGTTGCTGCGATGGCAAAGAAGGAGGGAGGGTTGTTGGTGGAAGCTGTAATATTAGATATGAGATTTACCCATTCTTTAGTGCTTagattaatattctttttaattaaccaattatatatatatatatgttatatatattttttataaataaggttaaattattattttaagattaaatttatgattCTCAATATATAGTGACCCATGATCACCTCCTTTGTAAAGGGTTGCATGTACGTATATGTTTCCGATCCGCTGTCATGATCTCCCCGCACACACGagacacatgcacacacacacgataaatatgtatatatatatatatatatatatattattgaataaaatttcctTTTGATCTTTCACTGATCATGTGATTATTGTGGGAATTACAagtatcactacaagaaaaataaatatttgtgatggattatttacgacgataaCGATTATTTGTGATATAAACAGACttattttaacaagaaataattatttttattagatataactggtcacaaataaatatttttcttataatgacgTTAATTAGTTTAACAACATATAATTAGCagccttatatataattaatatctaaatatcataTAGTACTTTTCAATGAAAGAAATTAGATCAGCTGACCAATaccatgaaatatttatcaaatcCCAATATCCTCGCTAGTTGCTAGCTACTCAATTCATTTATGTTATAGCTACgaagaaattacataaaaataaattaattatatggattgatatgattttatataatctattaatttttttttacaataaaaataatatgatgagCTACgtaaaactatatcaatttatgaaattacgtttttgtgtaatctttttgtgggtagaatatttttctttattcaatgACTTCGGGATTTACTCTATCCCGGCCCTTTTAGGAggatgatatatatttatacagtTCTTCAGCTTCTGGGTGCAAGCGATGCTGCGTACCAATTGCGTACCAACGGCCTACGTGGAGAACTTTGtcagagaataaaaaaaaaatgtaaaatgaaagaaaatgcagaGAATAGAAAGACGAAGGGAAAAAAAGGCAGCCCGCGTTCAAATCCCCCAAATCTATTGATCCCAACGCATTATCTCCCCCAAATTTCTTCCTCAAAGCAGGCATCTCTCCTAAATCTCCTCTGCGCGCGACGACGACGAGATGGCGAGGCTCCTCTGCCGTGAGGATGACGAGATGGCGAGGGTCTCCTCTGCGCGCGAGGACGACGGGATGGCGAGGGTCTCCTCTGCGCGCGAGGACGACGGGATGGCGAGGGTCTCCATTGCTCGCGACCGCGAGGGTCTCCTCTGTGCGCGACCGCGACGGGATGGCGAGGGTCTCCTCTGTGCGCGACCGCGACGGGATGGCGAGGGTCTCCTCTGCGTGCGACCGCGACGGTCTCCTCTGCGCGCGACAGCGACGGTCTTCTTTGTGTCGACGATCCCAGGTACTCCATCCtctgtaaaaaaaatgtatgtgaaTATTATGATTTCATCTCTGTGCTCACGCAGAAgggcattcttttttaaatcagaTGCTGCCATCTATGCGTCTGAAATAATCTATTCTTGCCAAACTGGTTTGGTTCATACATTTTGTTGATGGTTGCTCCAATAAAGCACCCCCATCCCGTGAGTGGATAATCCTTCAATGCATCTCTAAAAccttcaacttaaaaaattggTTTGCAAAAAGCTTTTCTCGGCAGTTATAGATATACAGGTGCCACAAATAACCATTGTGGTTTCAATTTAGTTAGTATTTTCTTCAATGCTCAACATATATTCGTTTTGGCAAATCCGTCATAAAATTTGTCTATGGTCACGGTTGAAAATCTGGTTGAGaggatcttaaaaaaaaaaatggaaattgtATAGAGGATTAAATAGTAGGTCTTCCTGTCAGTTATTAATCTGGAGTATCAACATCTTAAATTCTCAAGTGGCTTTGTTTTCTGTGGATTTATATACTTTTGTTCAGACAGCTTAATGTCCAAGGCAAACCATTTGTTGGGTTGGGGTTAGACTAGACCCTTCCTGAGTTTGGTTCTTATTGATTCTTGTATGCTAGAAAGAACTTTACCATTGtaccaaatatttttcttgaacagGAAGGGATTGCTTATGTCATTGGCAGAGAGTCAGAAGAATGTCTGTTGTAAAAATCCCTTTTGCTCAAGTTGGGCTTCTTATGGCAATGTTGAGAGGGTATTCCACCCCATTATTTGATGGATGTCTTGTCTGATACCTCTCATTATTCCCTTTGACAAGAGTTGCTAAACTACTGATCAATGCATTGCCAATATGATCTTCTGAATCCAATGTTCCTTGGAGTCTTGTACCTCTTTAGGCCAgcaacacattaaaaaaaaatgaatggtcTAGCTTGCTTATGTGATGGTAAATGGGCTTGGTTGTTAGTAATGTTGATGGCTTTTTAAATTCTAGGAATCTCCAGCTAAATGCTCTGAAACATGTTGTCAACTCAATGGAAATTTTCTCATGTTATGTTGTTGTgggatttaatattttatttctactcttttctttttcttttttaataaattctagTACTTTTAGGGTTCTATAAGATACAgattatttttctacaaattttaattttctaagtGTGATTGGGGATGACAGATTAGGATGAAGAAGAGCATTTCTCAATTGTGTATTCTATAGTCTTGCATTTAAAATTAGTCCCTCTTCATccatttattttgtcttttctaCTAACCATTCCATGGACGCTAAGTTGGAGTTTAGTATGTAGATAATGACTTAAAGTTTCTAATCTGTCTTGGCATATTTCAATCAGCTGCATGATTATTTAGCTTGTGCCTCTTCCTTCTAGCTATTTGTAATTTGCCTCAGCTGCAATATGCCTCAGTTGGCACGTGCAAGAATTTATTTGGGACTCAAGAGAGTGTTCCCGTTCAGGTTACATAACTCTTAATTAGtgcttttaaattatattgtgttttgttctttttattcatAGGATTGCTTTGAAATCAACTATAATGCTTAAGAAGTGAGCAGATTTTTTTGTAAgatttctcaactatatatataatgtgcctttttttttatctgttgtTAGTCGCCCCAAAACACTACCGAAGTGTTGGACTTTAGTGGAATCCAGATTGGCACGGTAGAGATCGAGATACAAGAAAGTGTAATGGTTTTTGTTCCACTTCGTCACTCTCTCTATTTGACTTTGTTACATGTGGATGAGTTTTtaactattatattatgttcacaGATGCAACTTGGGGTGGTGGATGGAACCCAGCCAAATAGCTTGTCTGGGACACAACTGTGGCTATAAGTCAATGTACTTGGAGAAGTTGGTTGGatagttgttttattttagaatggATGGGAAGTTGTTAAAAACATGTTGTTATATTGTCagatgtaaatatattttttttgggacgattgaTGTTAAATACATGGATGGGAAGTTGATAAAAACATGTTGATATTTTTAGctcttttttatattcttttacttGGAAGATGTTGCAAGGGAAGTTTGTGAAATTAGGGACTTGAATGAAGTTCAGAGTTTATGATACTGAGTGCaggaattttaaaaacatttgagGATGGTCTCTTTTTGCCATGCAATTTGCCATGATCATTCTATAAACAGATTTTAGTACTTTGCAAATCATATTATTTCCAATTCGATGATCAACAGATTTATTGTTAGTAAATGACTGACCTGTGGGCCTAATGGACAACAATGTTTTTTCCAGAATTTTACAATGGATGCAAGTGATCCTGTCTTTGTGTAAGGAAAGCCATAGTTGCttataagttattattataagcaaCTATAGTTTTCACATGATACCCTCAACTTGATACATGCCTTGATATTAGAGTACACATCAATACCATACtactctttaaattttgaagcaaaATAAGTAAACAAAACTTCTTCAAAGTCTCGCCCTCCCAAGCTTATGTCAAAAGTATGTGATAATATCCTCATATGTCCAGCCTCAAATAATGCAATAGAGACATGGTGTCACAATGACCAATGTCAACAAGTGCAACGTAAATTGGTCCAGAGCTGGGGAAATCTGTTTTATAAATTCCAAAACTAAGTGAGTGTAGTACAGTCATGCATCAATCTCAAAGGCCTTAACCCAGCAATTGTCGCAGCATTCAAATATGCACATCTTTGCAAGTCCATAAAGTATGATGGGATCCCCGATTACACAATCTGAAATGGGCATTTCCAAACGTTTCTCTATTATCTCTTTCAAATGAGAAAAGAGCATTGCCAGAATCTGCACTGGTGTACAGGTATGGCTCTCACCCCGGTTCGTCAAGTGAATCAAAATGCCCCCATCCAAACCTTTAGAAGTTTCAAAAGGCAGCTTTTTTAGCTCGTTCTGTACATCCATATCTGAGAATTCCTTGCCAATTAGTCTTTTGACCTGAGATATTGTGGATTTTAGATTCATCAATGCAGAAGCAGCACCAGCAGATCCCATAAACCGTTGCTTCTCCCCAAAACATACCACAGCCGGGGTTTTACGTTTCGATTCATCATTCAACAAAACATCAATACCCCTTTGCTTCACCACGGCAATAACACAGTCCTCATTTCCAATATCAAATCCCACCACACTCATTTTAACTGATTTGGTTTTAGtgcaaaccaaaaaaagaagtaaCTTGATTAAGTCCAAATTCTCACTTTCCCCAACCAACTCAAGACTTTATACCTTGGATCTTTTCCACAAACCTTAAGTTTCCCtacaacaatattcaaaatttaaacaagaaaacataATGGTGAGAATGCCCAAGCCCGTAAACCAATATCCAAAGAAATGTAAACTCACTCTACTTGAACAAAGGATATTTTCAgtgcaaattaaaaattaaagggtgttaaaaattattatagtcATTCAATCCGAAGCCAATCAATTAGCATACACCTAGTGACCTCCCAACTATTaaagccaaaacaaaaagaCACAGAAACTAAAAACTTTCTTCCCATTTTCGTAGCAACCAAAAACAGGGCAAAGTTCTATCTCACAAGCTAATCCGTAAAAATCCAATTTGAGAAGCAGCAGAGAACTTTTCCTGGTTAAGAAGGACAGATTACCTGATTTAGAGACTATTTTTCGATGAAAAATTCCACGAATTACCTAAATTCAAAACCTAACTTTTGAAAACtcttaaatcaaaatatatacacaatacaaaattaatcaaCTGCATGATTATCTgctacagagagagagagagagagagagagagagagagagagagatataccAGTGGATGTAGTTGTGTTCGCAGGAAAGAGCCGCAACGAAGGCACGCGGAGAAGATTAGGGCTTGGACCAAAAAATGGGGGTTAAACGAAAAATGGAAGCTTTTAGGtggaagagagaagaaaatcgATACCTGAAGAGAAGCCAGGCAGAGCAGAGGAGGCACACGGAGAAGAAAGAAGGCACGGACGGGAAGGGAAAAAAaccagagaagagagagggcacgaagaggaagagaaagaggaagagagaaggcaCGAAGACTGTGCCCTTCGTTCAAAACTATGCGTTttgtcaaaatattttatttatcttcagATCCCGCCCAAACTTCAGCTCCTTCACGTAAAATCAAAAACGGTTCGTTTCATTAAATTGATCCATGTCAGGACATGGGTGCACTTCGGTACGTAATTTCGCTTGACTTTAGAGTTttccatatttatatatataatttatatatatagggtggATGGACCTACGGATGAGTGCTTTAAACCTCAGTACTGGACTTGAAAGCTGCATTTTAATGGCCTTCAATATCTGATCTCTCTTCAATTAGGTCGATTGTCATATTGTCTTCACATGTAAGCTGCTTTAGTTGCACGCAGGGGCCGGAAAGAATATGCCTACGCACTGTCTCTATTCTTATCTTTACTCCCAACACAATTaagcatatatgtatatatatatatatacacgggAATGAAAATTAAAGGTAAAATGATCAATAAGCAGCTAGCTGTTTAaaattgtttagaaaaaaataataataaaaaaaaactagctgtttaaaacaaaagatgacGATGCCAATGCCGATGCCATAATATTCCATACATACACTAGTACCATATATAAATATccattatatatgcatgcgtTCGATTGAGATGctagctagtatatatatattgctgttttttcttttcttttttggtaattCCTTCGCGAGAATTAGCGCGGCTAGCTAGTGCATGAGTTGCATGCGGATGATCATATAACTTGCAAACGATTGTAATAAGCTTAATTATTATCAGAATATACA
This genomic interval from Juglans regia cultivar Chandler chromosome 3, Walnut 2.0, whole genome shotgun sequence contains the following:
- the LOC108996240 gene encoding cysteine-rich repeat secretory protein 38-like; its protein translation is MSSSQFTSSIYLLTFALLLQTIFGASPLYHVCSSSHNFTSNGPYESNLKKLLSYLHYKTPPQGFGLGSVGKFDQYQTHGLALCGGDVNSTECKTCVNEASNEIHKRCPYNEGAIIWYDNCLLKYSNKDFFGQIDNESRFYLLNVRNVSEPEVFNQKARDLLSQLAKEASTVVPKMYAVGEVELGEWTKLYGYAQCTRDLSSMNCFKCLEDAIGELPSCCDGKEGGRVVGGSCNIRYEIYPFFSA
- the LOC109002229 gene encoding heat shock 70 kDa protein 16-like, which translates into the protein MSVVGFDIGNEDCVIAVVKQRGIDVLLNDESKRKTPAVVCFGEKQRFMGSAGAASALMNLKSTISQVKRLIGKEFSDMDVQNELKKLPFETSKGLDGGILIHLTNRGESHTCTPVQILAMLFSHLKEIIEKRLEMPISDCVIGDPIILYGLAKMCIFECCDNCWVKAFEIDA